One window of the Triticum dicoccoides isolate Atlit2015 ecotype Zavitan chromosome 3B, WEW_v2.0, whole genome shotgun sequence genome contains the following:
- the LOC119280792 gene encoding uncharacterized protein LOC119280792, with the protein MSLILKDVRSCVHLPPIWQQPNLKYLRIDGAHAVTKVGPEFVGCKKGDPVCDELVAFPKLEWLIFTDMPNWEEWSFFEEEVAAADGWGEDGAAEILKEDAQPARVRLLPRLWELQLHGCPKLRDLPQQLGKYTTGLKELNLGGLNNLKAVEDLPVLCEVLVIGYCEGLERICNLPQVTELRVGGCPNLSHVEGFDSLQRLGLGKDMQEISSRWVPGLQEQHQRLHGEDLDVYTSSSS; encoded by the coding sequence ATGTCCTTGATCCTCAAAGATGTACGATCATGTGTGCATCTTCCACCGATCTGGCAGCAACCAAACTTGAAATATCTGAGAATTGATGGAGCACATGCAGTTACCAAGGTGGGACCTGAATTTGTTGGTTGCAAGAAGGGTGATCCTGTATGTGATGAGTTGGTTGCTTTCCCAAAACTTGAATGGTTGATCTTCACAGATATGCCCAACTGGGAGGAGTGGTCTTTTTTTGAGGAAGAAGTTGCTGCTGCTGATGGATGGGGAGAGGATGGAGCTGCTGAGATTCTAAAAGAGGATGCCCAACCTGCAAGGGTGCGACTGCTGCCTCGTTTGTGGGAATTGCAACTCCACGGTTGCCCGAAGCTGAGGGATCTCCCGCAACAGCTTGGAAAATACACCACCGGTTTGAAGGAGCTCAATTTAGGAGGACTAAACAACTTGAAGGCGGTGGAGGACCTCCCAGTGCTCTGTGAGGTCCTTGTTATTGGGTATTGTGAAGGCCTGGAGAGGATCTGCAACCTCCCTCAAGTGACAGAGCTGCGTGTAGGTGGTTGTCCAAACTTAAGCCATGTAGAGGGATTCGACAGTTTGCAGCGGCTGGGGCTGGGCAAGGATATGCAAGAGATCTCTTCCCGCTGGGTGCCTGGGCTTCAGGAGCAGCACCAGCGACTTCATGGTGAAGACCTGGATGTCTACACTTCGTCTAGCAGTTAG